One genomic region from Mauremys reevesii isolate NIE-2019 linkage group 7, ASM1616193v1, whole genome shotgun sequence encodes:
- the RTN3 gene encoding reticulon-3 isoform X5, giving the protein MKGASSTKTVHDLIFWRDVKKTGFVFGTSLIVLLSLAAFSVISVVSYLILALLSVTISFRVYKSVIQAVQKSEEGHPFKAYLDLDITLSSEAFHNYVNDAMVHVNRALKLIIRLFLVEDLVDSLKLAVVMWLMTYVGAVFNGITLLILGELLIFGIPVVYEKYKTQIDHYVGIIRDQTKSIIAKIQAKLPGVVKKKPE; this is encoded by the exons TGCACGATCTGATCTTCTGGCGGGATGTGAAGAAGACAGGCTTTGTCTTTGGCACGTCACTGATcgtgctgctctctctggccgcCTTCAGCGTCATCAGCGTGGTTTCTTACCTCATCCTGGCGCTGCTGTCAGTCACCATCagctttagagtctacaagtctgTTATCCAAGCCGTACAGAAGTCTGAAGAGGGACATCCATTCAA AGCCTACCTGGACCTCGATATCACGCTCTCTTCAGAGGCCTTCCACAACTACGTGAATGATGCAATGGTGCACGTCAACCGAGCTCTCAAACTCATCATCCGCCTCTTCCTGGTGGAGGACCTGGTGGATTCCCTGAAG CTGGCAGTTGTCATGTGGCTGATGACGTACGTCGGGGCTGTGTTCAATGGGATCACCCTCCTCATTCTTG GAGAATTGCTGATTTTCGGTATTCCAGTTGTCTATGAGAAATATAAG ACGCAGATCGATCACTACGTTGGAATCATCCGGGACCAGACTAAGTCGATTATTGCAAA GATCCAAGCAAAACTTCCAGGAGTGGTGAAGAAAAAGCCAGAATAA
- the RTN3 gene encoding reticulon-3 isoform X4 — translation MRCHIILVQLACKIHVFCDWRVHDLIFWRDVKKTGFVFGTSLIVLLSLAAFSVISVVSYLILALLSVTISFRVYKSVIQAVQKSEEGHPFKAYLDLDITLSSEAFHNYVNDAMVHVNRALKLIIRLFLVEDLVDSLKLAVVMWLMTYVGAVFNGITLLILGELLIFGIPVVYEKYKTQIDHYVGIIRDQTKSIIAKIQAKLPGVVKKKPE, via the exons TGCACGATCTGATCTTCTGGCGGGATGTGAAGAAGACAGGCTTTGTCTTTGGCACGTCACTGATcgtgctgctctctctggccgcCTTCAGCGTCATCAGCGTGGTTTCTTACCTCATCCTGGCGCTGCTGTCAGTCACCATCagctttagagtctacaagtctgTTATCCAAGCCGTACAGAAGTCTGAAGAGGGACATCCATTCAA AGCCTACCTGGACCTCGATATCACGCTCTCTTCAGAGGCCTTCCACAACTACGTGAATGATGCAATGGTGCACGTCAACCGAGCTCTCAAACTCATCATCCGCCTCTTCCTGGTGGAGGACCTGGTGGATTCCCTGAAG CTGGCAGTTGTCATGTGGCTGATGACGTACGTCGGGGCTGTGTTCAATGGGATCACCCTCCTCATTCTTG GAGAATTGCTGATTTTCGGTATTCCAGTTGTCTATGAGAAATATAAG ACGCAGATCGATCACTACGTTGGAATCATCCGGGACCAGACTAAGTCGATTATTGCAAA GATCCAAGCAAAACTTCCAGGAGTGGTGAAGAAAAAGCCAGAATAA